A window of Asterias rubens chromosome 22, eAstRub1.3, whole genome shotgun sequence contains these coding sequences:
- the LOC117305202 gene encoding protein O-glucosyltransferase 2-like isoform X1 — translation MLGFRRTILVIFVYCVLACCAVKDVFTGYDRERVVCPLKSLAWGPGLEANFDVPARFFFIQAVDFQNNSFTYSPGPNAFQVAIKPSTGRGRIWTQVLDRNDGTFLVRYRLFQTYPQMRIEVMSGDRHVGASPFIITEPMYDEKCNCPVQDPEQWKQNMHCASEIHPQILQDLSVFPSIDLDRLATEAVNRFEKHHSMCHYSIIDNKIYRKTHGQHVGFKMFSDAFLLSMARKVRLPDVEFFINLGDWPLEKKSANDSPLPILSWCGSDDTRDIVMPTYDITESTLETLGRVSLDMLSVQANTGPKWINKTTKAFWRGRDSRRERLNLVKLSRSQPDLIDAALTNFFFFRNEEEEYGPKVKHISFFDFFKYKYQINIDGTVAAYRLPYLLSGDSAVLKHDSVYYEHFYKQIQPWVHYIPFKKDLSDIVEKIKWAQTHDEEAQQIAKNAQQFARDNLLSNNIFCYYYQLLKEYSSRQVGSPKIREGMELVEHPAEDAHCQCSRTVQAHEEL, via the exons ATGCTTGGGTTTCGTCGAACAATCCTTGTGATATTTGTCTACTGTGTTTTAGCGTGTTGCGCTGTGAAAGATGTATTTACGGGTTATGACAGGGAGAGAGTGGTGTGCCCACTGAAAAGTCTGGCATGGGGGCCTGGACTAGAAGCCAACTTTGACGTTCCGGCTCGGTTCTTTTTTATCCAAGCAGTTGACTTCCAAAACAATAG CTTCACATACTCCCCTGGACCCAATGCTTTCCAAGTCGCAATCAAACCTTCTACTGGAAGAGGTCGGATCTGGACCCAAGTACTGGATAGGAACGATGGAACTTTCCTTGTCCGTTATCGTCTCTTTCAAACATATCCTCAGATGAGAATTGAAGTCATGAGTGGAGACCGACATGTTGGCGCCTCACCTTTTATAATTACAG AGCCAATGTATGACGAGAAGTGTAACTGTCCAGTTCAAGATCCAGAGCAATGGAAACAGAATATGCACTGTGCTTCAGAAATACATCCACAGATTCTGCAAGATCTCTCTGTGTTTCCATCCATTGATCTGGATCGGCTAGCGACTGAAGCCGTTAATAGATTTGAGAAACACCACAGCATGTGTCACTATAGTATTATTGATAACAAA attTATAGAAAAACACATGGACAACATGTTGGTTTTAAGATGTTCTCGGATGCATTTCTTCTCTCCATGGCTCGGAAG GTGCGACTCCCAGATGTGGAATTTTTCATTAACCTCGGGGATTGGCCTCTAGAGAAGAAGTCAGCCAATGACAGCCCTCTACCAATCCTATCCTGGTGTGGTTCCGATGATACCAGGGATATCGTCATGCCAACGTATGACATCACAGAGTCAACCTTGGAAACCCTAGGCAG GGTTTCTCTAGACATGTTGTCTGTCCAGGCCAACACTGGTCCTAAATGGATCAACAAGACAACTAAGGCATTCTGGAGAGGTAGAGATAGTCGTAGAGAGAGATTAAATCTGGTTAAGTTATCTCGTAGTCAGCCGGATCTTATTGATGCAGCGCTCacaaacttcttcttcttcaggaACGAAGAGGAGGAATATGGACCTAAAGTCAAACATATTTCATTCTTTGACTTTTTCAAG TACAAATACCAGATAAACATAGATGGTACTGTCGCAGCCTACCGTCTTCCATACCTACTGAGTGGTGATAGCGCTGTCTTGAAGCATGACTCGGTCTACTATGAACATTTCTACAAGCAGATACAACCTTGGGTTCATTACATTCCTTTCAAGAAGGATTTAAGTGATATCGTAGAGAAGATTAAATGGGCACAAACACATGATGAAGAG GCCCAGCAAATAGCTAAAAATGCCCAGCAGTTTGCCCGAGATAATCTACTGTCCAATAATATCTTCTGTTACTACTACCAACTTCTTAAG GAATACTCTTCCAGACAGGTTGGTTCACCAAAGATTCGAGAAGGAATGGAACTAGTTGAGCACCCTGCTGAAGATGCACATTGTCAATGCAGTAGAACGGTACAA GCACACGAAGAACTCTGA
- the LOC117305202 gene encoding protein O-glucosyltransferase 2-like isoform X2 — MLGFRRTILVIFVYCVLACCAVKDVFTGYDRERVVCPLKSLAWGPGLEANFDVPARFFFIQAVDFQNNSFTYSPGPNAFQVAIKPSTGRGRIWTQVLDRNDGTFLVRYRLFQTYPQMRIEVMSGDRHVGASPFIITEPMYDEKCNCPVQDPEQWKQNMHCASEIHPQILQDLSVFPSIDLDRLATEAVNRFEKHHSMCHYSIIDNKIYRKTHGQHVGFKMFSDAFLLSMARKVRLPDVEFFINLGDWPLEKKSANDSPLPILSWCGSDDTRDIVMPTYDITESTLETLGRVSLDMLSVQANTGPKWINKTTKAFWRGRDSRRERLNLVKLSRSQPDLIDAALTNFFFFRNEEEEYGPKVKHISFFDFFKYKYQINIDGTVAAYRLPYLLSGDSAVLKHDSVYYEHFYKQIQPWVHYIPFKKDLSDIVEKIKWAQTHDEEAQQIAKNAQQFARDNLLSNNIFCYYYQLLKEYSSRQVGSPKIREGMELVEHPAEDAHCQCSRTAHEEL; from the exons ATGCTTGGGTTTCGTCGAACAATCCTTGTGATATTTGTCTACTGTGTTTTAGCGTGTTGCGCTGTGAAAGATGTATTTACGGGTTATGACAGGGAGAGAGTGGTGTGCCCACTGAAAAGTCTGGCATGGGGGCCTGGACTAGAAGCCAACTTTGACGTTCCGGCTCGGTTCTTTTTTATCCAAGCAGTTGACTTCCAAAACAATAG CTTCACATACTCCCCTGGACCCAATGCTTTCCAAGTCGCAATCAAACCTTCTACTGGAAGAGGTCGGATCTGGACCCAAGTACTGGATAGGAACGATGGAACTTTCCTTGTCCGTTATCGTCTCTTTCAAACATATCCTCAGATGAGAATTGAAGTCATGAGTGGAGACCGACATGTTGGCGCCTCACCTTTTATAATTACAG AGCCAATGTATGACGAGAAGTGTAACTGTCCAGTTCAAGATCCAGAGCAATGGAAACAGAATATGCACTGTGCTTCAGAAATACATCCACAGATTCTGCAAGATCTCTCTGTGTTTCCATCCATTGATCTGGATCGGCTAGCGACTGAAGCCGTTAATAGATTTGAGAAACACCACAGCATGTGTCACTATAGTATTATTGATAACAAA attTATAGAAAAACACATGGACAACATGTTGGTTTTAAGATGTTCTCGGATGCATTTCTTCTCTCCATGGCTCGGAAG GTGCGACTCCCAGATGTGGAATTTTTCATTAACCTCGGGGATTGGCCTCTAGAGAAGAAGTCAGCCAATGACAGCCCTCTACCAATCCTATCCTGGTGTGGTTCCGATGATACCAGGGATATCGTCATGCCAACGTATGACATCACAGAGTCAACCTTGGAAACCCTAGGCAG GGTTTCTCTAGACATGTTGTCTGTCCAGGCCAACACTGGTCCTAAATGGATCAACAAGACAACTAAGGCATTCTGGAGAGGTAGAGATAGTCGTAGAGAGAGATTAAATCTGGTTAAGTTATCTCGTAGTCAGCCGGATCTTATTGATGCAGCGCTCacaaacttcttcttcttcaggaACGAAGAGGAGGAATATGGACCTAAAGTCAAACATATTTCATTCTTTGACTTTTTCAAG TACAAATACCAGATAAACATAGATGGTACTGTCGCAGCCTACCGTCTTCCATACCTACTGAGTGGTGATAGCGCTGTCTTGAAGCATGACTCGGTCTACTATGAACATTTCTACAAGCAGATACAACCTTGGGTTCATTACATTCCTTTCAAGAAGGATTTAAGTGATATCGTAGAGAAGATTAAATGGGCACAAACACATGATGAAGAG GCCCAGCAAATAGCTAAAAATGCCCAGCAGTTTGCCCGAGATAATCTACTGTCCAATAATATCTTCTGTTACTACTACCAACTTCTTAAG GAATACTCTTCCAGACAGGTTGGTTCACCAAAGATTCGAGAAGGAATGGAACTAGTTGAGCACCCTGCTGAAGATGCACATTGTCAATGCAGTAGAACG GCACACGAAGAACTCTGA